AGTTGGTGGCGGTGGAAAAGGATAATTTCTCCCAAGTTTAATATATTCATGAATTCCTTCATGAACATTGAAGATATATTGCATTTTTACATCACCCTCCGCAATATATTATAAAAAATAATCCTACTGTAAAGTGAAAATATTTTTTCAAATTGCGGTAGGGTTAAAAATTTTTTTCACCTATTTTAATGTGATAAAATAAGGGTAGATTTACCTAAATTAAAATGAAAATCTACACTTATGAAAAGGCACTATTTGTTTTTTGTAACAGACAGATGAACAAACTAAAAGTATTACACTTTGATAATGGATTTTGGTTGTATTACTACCGATTAGAAGAAAATAAATTTAAATGGCCAATGACAAAAGATGAGGCTCTTAAAGTAGACGTAGACGAGTTAAAGTGGTTATTAAAAGGATATGAAGTAAGAACAACTTCAAAATTTAAATCCGTCAAAGGTAGAAAATATTTTTAAAAATTTTA
The genomic region above belongs to Acetivibrio saccincola and contains:
- the tnpB gene encoding IS66 family insertion sequence element accessory protein TnpB (TnpB, as the term is used for proteins encoded by IS66 family insertion elements, is considered an accessory protein, since TnpC, encoded by a neighboring gene, is a DDE family transposase.) — protein: MKIYTYEKALFVFCNRQMNKLKVLHFDNGFWLYYYRLEENKFKWPMTKDEALKVDVDELKWLLKGYEVRTTSKFKSVKGRKYF